A portion of the Euzebyales bacterium genome contains these proteins:
- a CDS encoding glycine--tRNA ligase — protein MATPTDLPPESDRTYTVVAADADTTAGPHDVTMETIVELCKRRGIIFPSSEIYGGLRGAWDFGPLGAALKDNVKAAWKRSMLQLRDDVMQLDAAILMHPRVWEASGHVEGFTDPLVECTNCNQRWRADHLEPNKAGEIFCPNCGNREFTDPKAFNLMFKTFVGPTEDTSAQVWMRPETAQAMFVDFAHVQLTSRQKIPFGIAQVGKSFRNEITPRNFIFRVREFEQMEMEYFVRPGTDEQWHDYWIKQRWDWYVDLGMRPENLRIRPHTADELSHYAKATVDVEYRFPFAWSELEGIANRTDFDLRRHSEFSGRDLSYFDQATDERYVPYVIEPAAGVDRSALAFLVDAYSEDRAPTASGKVERRTLLKLHPSLAPVKIAVLPLSRNDKLVPTAHEVNDMLKPTFITQYDDAGAIGRRYRRQDEIGTPYCVTIDFETVEEDRKVTVRDRDSMGQDRVAIGQLVSYLEKRLPRC, from the coding sequence GTGGCCACCCCGACAGACCTACCCCCCGAGTCAGACCGGACGTACACGGTCGTCGCCGCCGACGCCGACACGACCGCCGGACCGCACGACGTGACGATGGAGACCATCGTCGAGCTGTGCAAGCGGCGAGGGATCATCTTCCCGTCCTCGGAGATCTACGGAGGGCTGCGGGGGGCGTGGGACTTCGGCCCACTGGGCGCGGCGCTCAAGGACAACGTCAAGGCCGCGTGGAAGCGGTCGATGCTGCAGCTGCGCGACGATGTCATGCAGCTCGACGCCGCGATCCTGATGCACCCGCGGGTGTGGGAGGCGTCGGGGCACGTCGAAGGCTTCACCGATCCGTTGGTCGAGTGCACCAACTGCAACCAGCGCTGGCGGGCGGACCACCTCGAGCCCAACAAGGCAGGGGAGATCTTCTGCCCGAACTGCGGCAACAGGGAGTTCACCGATCCAAAGGCGTTCAACCTGATGTTCAAGACCTTCGTCGGTCCGACGGAGGACACGAGCGCGCAGGTGTGGATGCGGCCCGAGACCGCCCAGGCGATGTTCGTCGACTTCGCCCACGTGCAGCTGACCAGCAGGCAGAAGATCCCGTTCGGCATCGCCCAGGTCGGCAAGAGCTTCCGCAACGAGATCACACCGCGCAACTTCATCTTCCGCGTGCGTGAGTTCGAGCAGATGGAGATGGAGTACTTCGTCCGCCCGGGCACCGACGAGCAGTGGCACGACTACTGGATCAAACAGCGCTGGGACTGGTACGTCGACCTCGGCATGCGCCCCGAGAACCTGCGCATCCGCCCGCACACGGCCGACGAGCTCAGCCACTACGCCAAGGCCACCGTCGATGTCGAGTACCGTTTCCCGTTCGCGTGGAGCGAGTTGGAGGGCATCGCCAACCGCACCGACTTCGACCTGCGGCGCCACTCGGAGTTCTCCGGCCGTGACCTGTCGTACTTCGACCAGGCCACCGATGAGCGCTACGTGCCGTACGTCATCGAGCCCGCCGCCGGTGTCGACCGCAGCGCGCTGGCGTTCCTGGTCGACGCGTACAGTGAGGACCGGGCGCCGACCGCCAGCGGGAAGGTGGAGCGTCGCACGCTGCTGAAGCTGCATCCGTCGTTGGCGCCGGTCAAGATCGCCGTACTGCCCTTGTCGCGCAACGACAAGCTCGTGCCGACCGCCCACGAGGTCAACGACATGCTCAAGCCGACGTTCATCACGCAGTACGACGACGCCGGCGCGATCGGGCGGCGCTACCGCCGCCAGGACGAGATCGGCACGCCATACTGCGTGACAATCGACTTCGAGACCGTCGAGGAGGATCGCAAGGTCACCGTGCGCGACAGGGACTCGATGGGTCAGGACCGCGTGGCGATCGGTCAGCTGGTCAGCTATCTGGAGAAGCGCCTTCCGCGCTGCTGA